aatattaaattttaacttTTAGTATTCTTTTTCAATTACCTACATCAATTCTTCCTAGTCAAGAAATAATGTcaacaatttgaagtgaatctcaattTATAATGGATAGGtgtgtagttatttattataggaataaaaatattgaatgaaaaagactaagaaattgtcaaaaaaccactgattcattgataattagaaagacgaatttagttttatcataaaattgtgagcatacattagtcaatagtttttccttttacatatttcttttatcatctttcacacttgttttcttggttcttattttgtactgaaagtaaattttattatcatggcgattctgttgcttaagccgccattttgtcacaccgttgagtgggaggagactgtctagctaggccaatggcaggcgttcatgccctcgaccaatagcagtactcgcctactagtataaattctgctgctcttgtatttagttttagttcatcagagattgacaatggtgtaataactgaaaccggtctttctaattatcaataaatcagtggttttttgacaatttcttagtctttttcattcaatatgaataattaccacaatatcaacttctcaactacacaaaaaaaaagaataaaaatataaaactgaGTCCCCTTTTAAACTATTTTgtcacatgtttcggctacCCAAAAGCCGAATGGCATTATTTCTtcctaatataaataaaaatataaatctgtgtacccttttaaattattttgtcacgacatatcatggcattagtagccgaaacatgtcgtgacaaaataatttaaaagggtacacagatttatatttttatttatattaaaagtagccctaaagagaaAAGACAATAAAATGGCGTATGAAccaaacataatttatttattatagtttAGAGTGGTTTAAGAAAAGTAAACTTGGGATCCATGCTTCGAGtccaaataatgctgacagtttgaagtgaattcacTTTAGAACTATCTTATGATAGATTGTATGATCATTTTAGTAATCTATGTCTCcatctttggaatattttagttCAACAACTATTGATGTTGAGTTGAATGAAAACAATagtgataatattgttttgctTGTAGAGGCGGTTGATGCCACACTGCCTGAATCAACATCAACGGAAGACGCATCAAATGAAGCCACAACGGACACCATCATCACGCAACAGGTGAATCAacttgatttaattcaacttaTCTACTATCTAACTTAATTAACTCTTTTAACGTCAATAACTGTCAAGgtttcaacttttcaacatTATATACCAAACAAATGCAGTAATAGAACTTTACATTATCTTATAAAACTTCCTTCAgtcattaattataaatttattcttatACTATGTTGTCATAGCAGGCAATAAttctttccccacacacagatcTAGAGTCTATATGGGGAAATATATTTCCTGTTTGATTTGTGTATATATGttatatcataaatatattgtaaaattattttgtttttttgtgaaaataaaaattgaattgaattgaaaactgtaaacttcatattattttgttatcgACTAGCAAGTTATCAACTGCCAACATTATTAACTATCAACGTTATTAACCGTATTGTATTGTAAACTATCAACGTTATAAacttaatttaaaatttcaccccaatttgaaaaatgtcactATTAATTACTTcaatattttaagatatttcgAAGTATTTATTTGTTAATTGTCTTTGGCATTAACCTATCGATATTCTAAATCGGAGTTTGGTTTATAAAACTTACTgatttttcaactgaaaatgTAGCTGAACATAACCCTCCTGTGTACAATTTATTGGACAAAATTAAGGAATAGAAGAAATTTTGGGTTAAACCCtgttttcattccaatattgtaatgcaataaatcaataattaaacaACGGAAAACAATCTGCTGGCATTTTGGCAAATAATGCTTGCTATTTAATTACTTGAAAAGACTTTTACTTGTACAATATTCAGATTCGATtattagaatgaaaaaaatcactGAGAGTTTTgagcaattataatatttatttattggagatTCTCTACCTTTCAAATAGTTGTACATATTAATAAAGATATAATACCccgaaattattaaaatttcaaatccgAAACTATctacttttcaaatatttgttcatattaataaaaatacaatagaagatactgtaataataaacccgaaattataattcaaaactTCAAATTCGGAACTATTATTCAGGTATAGTCACATTCATACTGTAGTACCATTTCATTGGAAAGTCTTGATACAATGATGAATCCGACTTTCTAATTTGATAACTTTTGTTAATTCACATTCATATACAGCATTTTAGAAGTTTTAGTATTCTAGTAGTGTTGTCTGTTCAAGAATACTAATTTGTTTAGGAAGGATCTAGCGAAGCAGTGACACAAGCAACAGAAAGCAACGAAAATGAACAACAAagcaaagaagaagaacaggacATTGAAGAAACAACAGAATCGGCCGAAGACGCCCTGATGCAAGGAGACCAACCGGCCGCCTCACAAGAAcaaggagaggaagaggagaatgaaggagaagcagaagcaGAAACAGAATCAAAGGAAGCGGAGGATAGTGGAGCTGAGGAGGACGAGACCAAAGAGGAGACTGGAGAAACggaggaagaggtggaaggagaaggaaaggaaGAGGAGGGATCTAAGGAGGAAGAGGGGGAGAAGACCActgaccaatcaggagagacTGATGAGGGAGTAGGTAAgttacataaaataaaataagcaaATCATCATATTTCATCAAGTTATTATTGAGCTATCTAAGTTTGGTTCTCTATTACTTTggacaatattcaaaatatgaatataaaataatattattatacaataatataatgaatataaaaaattgattttctagAGTTCAAGGGGTGACTTCCTCTTCATCAAGATTCTCGGTTGATCAAGAATCAGCCCGGGTAGGCAACTTCAGTACGTCCAGTTTTCAGTTCGTAAAGTTACTGTTGGTTTCAGAAAGTTCAGTATTTCGAgattgagtggtagagaggactaaAAAGTCCTAACCCCGCCTAATAGAGAATATTTTCATCTTATCTCATACAGCATCgtatatattcaattataaaattatcaaataatactaGCACATTGCTATCTAAAAGCAAAatcctatagtaaggtccatgttataatgacagtatttgatcaactttggttttgctatccttgtctatcatttgacaaagccgttggtactatccttttccaggtccacaacgatgccaattatgtttttgacagtgtaagaatataattaattaatacagagaatcggcatcgctattcttctatctttatccactgccattataacgtggacctcactatagcagctaACCTTCTCTAACCCAACCTAAAGTAACTCCTTTCCAACTTATTGCTACAGATCCCTAACTAGTATGCAACGGTGTAGCTTACTGTGTATCAGCCAGCAACAAAAATTTGATGCCCTGAGACTTGACGATTTAACGGCTCAACTTCCTATTTGTATCAGTATctcaagaaattgtcaaaatgaACTGAGAACTCCACGGCGGAAGAACTGGGATCTTGATGAACTGAGACCCTCCCAGTTCAAGTTTAAAATGTAGCTGATGAGCTAGTTAAAACTCGAAATTtaatacattaaaataaatgTGGCCATGTGGTCTTTGGATTtaatcaggacctcctatatacctGAGGTCCTATATAGGTCCTGATTCAATCCATCAGCTTTCAAGATTAGCGTTAACCTTAGACTGctatttaatgaaaaaaatgtatgaaaatgTAGGCTACCGTTTTACATTAGTATATGTCCGTTTTAGTATTTTGTGAGTAATAATTTAGAAGGTGATTTGTTGATGTTGGGcgtatttcataataaaaatagaaaataaatacagatggaaattaatgagatattgcaattatacaaaggctaatgaattaattattattattaaacaaaaatccaaattaaatgctgtaattcaccccgaagacttctgctaatgaaaatatcgaatttccatctagctgtttaccacGTTGTCAATATtatagtagcagaagtcttcggggtgaattacagcatttaatttggattttcgtttaataataatagaaaataaataagtcCAGATGAATAGGTTCTTTAATTTCGAAACTTTCTGTAATAATAGAAACTTGaatttctgtaataatatttatattaacacTATATATTATCACAAATTGGATCCTAACAATGTGAGTCTAACTTTAAGAATAAAATTGTAACAAAATTTAGTAAAATTTTtcgtttattttatttctagtgGCCGACGCTGAACCCTCGGAAGAAGACAAAACAGCGGAAGAGACGGAGTCAACAGAACAGACAGAaacagaagaagagaaagaaggagaatcAGCTGaacaaggaggaggagaagaagaaggatcaGGTGAAGCAGGAAGTGGTGATGATGCTGCTTCAGAAGAGGCACCTCAAGAAGAAGCCGATAAAGAAGAAACCAAAGAGGAATCAGTAGAAGAAACAGGAGAATCGAAAGAAACCGTCGAAGAAGAATCGACAGAAAAGGAAGAAGGTGAAGAGGTAGCGTCAGGAGAGGAACAAGCGACCGAAGAAGAATCAAaggaagaagagggaaaagttgACGAAACTGAGGATAAAGTAGAAGAAAGCCAGGAGGAAGGTAAAACTGAAGAGAGCGTAGAAGAAAGCGggaaagaagagggagaaagcACTGAGGAGAAGGTAGAAGAAAGTgtagaggagaaggaagaagagaaaacagAAAGTGTTGAAGAAGTGGAAAGTACGGAAGGAGAAGCAGAAAGTGTGGAGGATGTAAAAACAGAGGAGGAATCGAAAGAAGCagtggaagaagaaaaggtTGTCGCTAGCGAGAAAGAAGAAGTTACTTCAGAACCAGAAAGTAAAGAGGAAGCAACGATAATTGAAGAAAGCACTGAAGCTGTAACTGAAGGTAAGTgacttaaaaaattattatatatgtacTTATTCTGAAAGATTTTCCAAAATTGCTAACACATTAAGTTTTGGGAAACATAAGTTTGATAACAACAATttattcgttattagatttgtCTTGAATTAGAGGAAAagaacataaaataataattattcaaaagctGTTATTCATTTTTGACCCACCTTATATAGGAGGTAGGGTTGGTTCATACAAAATATGAATGGCTACGGAAAGTAGAAAATTGAAGGAGAATTAGGAGTTAAGATGATGCAATTCAAAAGATCATGTAGGCCTTCAAAGATAAGATAGACCCTATATCCGTGGGATTTGATCAAGGTTTAAATTTAACAGGCATTTGTACAACCGGGCTTTGGAATGTTTAAAAGTATTAGATAAATCTTTTATTCCTAACCTGACAGATTAAATCTTGATTGAAAACAAGCTTTTCTGATAATGTAAAAATCGAATcgaatcatattgatttacacttaattgataatattgttctaGAATCTTCTTAATGATATTATcgttgaattaatttattggtagaatattattttgaacatTCTATCgactatattttcaatttcagaagctgaaaagACTGAAGAAACAGAAAAGgtagtagaagatgaagaagaagaacttgAAGAAGAGACACCAGAAGAAGATTTGACTTTGGTAagtgaaaattattgtatttagtTAATTTTCAGTTGAAGCAAGATTCAACAGTATTGTTGGCTTGGCATTTGAAAAGTATATATCTTAACAGTTGATAAGTCACTAATTTCAACAAGAGAATAACTTTTTGAGTATGGAGTTGAAGATCCGAAAatctttaaaatgaaaatttagatATTGAAGGCATTtgaaaagtatatattatatttaagagTTGATAAGTCACTCATTTCAAGAAGAGAATAACTTTTTCAGTATGGAATTAAAGACCTGAAAAtcttttaaatgaaaatttagATATTGAAGGGGAAAAATTATTAAGTTATTCAACTGGAAATATGTAGTAGTTTGATGTGAAAACTCTATTTTTCAAGAGAAGAGTTTTTCAactgagaaataaaatgaataaatggttatttcaaaaaaaaactaaaactactacatcaaattacagaaaatattagattagATCGTTTAcgattacatacaatagttagttagaataaaaatttcttataaataatgtgtcctctacatgtttactgttttctgtgtggaaattgacctactccactatggcgtaccatgttctagagtaggtagGAGAATCTAGTAATTTTACAACTTTACaagttttataatttgtttttggaaaataagTTGTATGATGATGAGTTGTAAGTTAatgatgttcaaagtgattTTGCTTGAAAATAGTAAAACGCATTTATGAAAATCAAATAttaaatcataaatataatttgaGACGTGACCAGTTCTTATGTTTTTTTCTCAGGACGTAGTTATACCAGAAAAACTTCGACCCAGAGAACACATTTCTGAAATTCTAAGGTTAGGACCAGAGGCGGCCGAAACTGAAAACCTGCTGTCAAAAACTATCGAAGTGACACTCAGGGAACTGAAGAGACTGTACGACAATGCAATCAAGCCACTCGAAATTCTATACAAATACCGTGATCTCAGCAATAGGCATTTTGGAGGTGAGTGTACTTCAACattcaacataaaataaataacatgctctaattattgtaatgtaataataacattttcaacattcaacataaaataaaataaataaattacattttattgacaAGGAACAATCGAGTCATACGAAACGTCAATAAAGAAGGTGGtcataaaaacaaacaataacacAAAAAACATGCAGTACATGAATAGGATCCaatatgtgaaatatttcttctatgtttggttttgaagcacctaaatttaaaaatctactttgtaaaaataatcaaggattgaaaatgttgtgaagtgaacaacaagacttaacctaattcggactatgtgtaaccttatctaaatctgggagaggaatagcaaaaggttaccttatttttcctctccctatcattttgatgatgtaggtTACTTAAGCAATAATATGGCCTTAGAATTGGCCAGtcatataattatttctttcatAATACCATAGACAAAAGATAcaatttaatcgtgattactACACTTGTAGTAGTAATTTGCCTCTAAATACTTGCaaataacatttgaaaataCAGTTTCAAGGTATGTTTAAagaaacaaaatattacaaactCACTGAAAACCAACGATAAAGTAAGTAAATTCGTATAACTTTATTTGTTGGTAAGGATTCCCTTTTGGGAAAGGTCACTCCTCGCCTGAATGTATGATTTAAGTCGttaatgggccttacgactgttatACTTCAGCTGGGACCGACAGTTAGCGttcccatccgataacacgggagtgaccggGCTTAAAACTTTGTTCATATTCAGGTTTGGACCCATGACCTCTAGACTGCTATATCCACTACACCTCCGATCACATTATTTGGAGTATCAAAATATTGCAAACTCACTGAAAATTAACTAGAAAAACAATAATGTTCAAGAATATAGTTTCAAGATATTATTGCATTTGTTTTGAAGACCATATTTTAACTTTTGCAACCAAAGTTAACTTATATAAACTTAATACGATAGACGTAAATCTATTACCATATTTAAGGTTGAAACTGCATATATTTTCGTTTAATTTAACGTTTCATAGTTATTGGAAGTATCCATTCAATATCGTTCAAAAATACTTTACTTGAATTAATGGATGATAAATTTGTATCAAAACAATTGAGGAAGGTGTAATTCCACATGCTTTCCCAAAACAAACGTTTTATCAAtttagtataaaaatattaaaaactcaCTGACAACGAACGATAAAGTAACgtttgaaaataaagtttcGAGGCAATCAAAATATCACAAACCCACTGAAAACTAACGATGAAGTAATGTTTGAGAATATATCTTATTAAACAATCTAGAACAGAGAAAACTTTTTCGAAATTCAAACTCGATTCACAAATCCTGTAGAACGTCCTCATTctacttcattcattcatatatctAGTTTTCTTTCAAAAATCGTAATCATGAAAAACGTTCAGCTCTAATTTGATTCTTTTCTCACATCCTTCCAAACAATGTCACTAATTTTACCAATTTCTAAAAAGATTCTTACTAAAGATTCAAGCCACAATAGTACAAATTCTTGTTTGTGTTCTTACTAACActtctgaataattttcaacGTTCCATATTCCCCCATATTCTAGACAACTAGAGATTTAAATGACAAGTTTATAATCAGAAAAAGTGAGACAAAACGCCAGATTCTGATAGAAAAAAGTAGAAAGCACGAGACAAAAAATGAGAAGCAAGACAGACCTTGGATCTGACGACGGCACGGGTCTAATTGGCAAtcggtcaagttttaaaatggacagatatagtgagattcacttttaaCAGTCAGTACTCCCCATAAACT
The window above is part of the Nilaparvata lugens isolate BPH chromosome 12, ASM1435652v1, whole genome shotgun sequence genome. Proteins encoded here:
- the LOC111057082 gene encoding sarcalumenin isoform X2 — protein: MQGDQPAASQEQGEEEENEGEAEAETESKEAEDSGAEEDETKEETGETEEEVEGEGKEEEGSKEEEGEKTTDQSGETDEGVVADAEPSEEDKTAEETESTEQTETEEEKEGESAEQGGGEEEGSGEAGSGDDAASEEAPQEEADKEETKEESVEETGESKETVEEESTEKEEGEEVASGEEQATEEESKEEEGKVDETEDKVEESQEEGKTEESVEESGKEEGESTEEKVEESVEEKEEEKTESVEEVESTEGEAESVEDVKTEEESKEAVEEEKVVASEKEEVTSEPESKEEATIIEESTEAVTEEAEKTEETEKVVEDEEEELEEETPEEDLTLDVVIPEKLRPREHISEILRLGPEAAETENLLSKTIEVTLRELKRLYDNAIKPLEILYKYRDLSNRHFGDPEIFSKPLILFMGPWSGGKSSIINYLLDNEYKKSSLRTGAEPSPAYFNILMWGNETEVLDGTQLAADWTFSGLQKFGQGLLDRLRGLRLDSPLLEKVNIVEIPGILEIRKQVERMFPFNDACQWFIDRADIIFLVYDPSKLDVGPETEAILDQLKGREYQTRIILNKADQVKPEELMRVQGTLIWNISPLMSSSEPPVMYSTSLWSLPYEAGAPIRLLHAQERAFLRDFREAIDKRVENKIASARRFAVRVRNHAKMVDCYLTTFYNHKTFFGNKKKVADDIIEHPQNYHIYEGLSTLTNISRYDLPDPDVYRDFFRLNPIYEFQQLATTCTYFRGCPINRLDIAIAYDLPELVGKYKKSAEHVLASVAAAKTKS
- the LOC111057082 gene encoding uncharacterized protein LOC111057082 isoform X1 gives rise to the protein MKHARASLRDSFSWILMTLSTTLLLTLFIGTATHTTEVQAIGWGGVQQPAPSESECRPYIEKALKEQHTPTEAVDATLPESTSTEDASNEATTDTIITQQEGSSEAVTQATESNENEQQSKEEEQDIEETTESAEDALMQGDQPAASQEQGEEEENEGEAEAETESKEAEDSGAEEDETKEETGETEEEVEGEGKEEEGSKEEEGEKTTDQSGETDEGVVADAEPSEEDKTAEETESTEQTETEEEKEGESAEQGGGEEEGSGEAGSGDDAASEEAPQEEADKEETKEESVEETGESKETVEEESTEKEEGEEVASGEEQATEEESKEEEGKVDETEDKVEESQEEGKTEESVEESGKEEGESTEEKVEESVEEKEEEKTESVEEVESTEGEAESVEDVKTEEESKEAVEEEKVVASEKEEVTSEPESKEEATIIEESTEAVTEEAEKTEETEKVVEDEEEELEEETPEEDLTLDVVIPEKLRPREHISEILRLGPEAAETENLLSKTIEVTLRELKRLYDNAIKPLEILYKYRDLSNRHFGDPEIFSKPLILFMGPWSGGKSSIINYLLDNEYKKSSLRTGAEPSPAYFNILMWGNETEVLDGTQLAADWTFSGLQKFGQGLLDRLRGLRLDSPLLEKVNIVEIPGILEIRKQVERMFPFNDACQWFIDRADIIFLVYDPSKLDVGPETEAILDQLKGREYQTRIILNKADQVKPEELMRVQGTLIWNISPLMSSSEPPVMYSTSLWSLPYEAGAPIRLLHAQERAFLRDFREAIDKRVENKIASARRFAVRVRNHAKMVDCYLTTFYNHKTFFGNKKKVADDIIEHPQNYHIYEGLSTLTNISRYDLPDPDVYRDFFRLNPIYEFQQLATTCTYFRGCPINRLDIAIAYDLPELVGKYKKSAEHVLASVAAAKTKS